In Anopheles gambiae chromosome 2, idAnoGambNW_F1_1, whole genome shotgun sequence, a single window of DNA contains:
- the LOC1273876 gene encoding vacuolar protein sorting-associated protein 33A, producing MVMNMYSHLSGGRANVQLLQEAAVREFVKILDRCEGTKAIIWDESLGGPVGLVARYTFLKEHHVTKMYPLRSEAWTDIDVKNIIFITRPHQTLMDYIANNIHEEERKRKVSRKEYFLYFLPKKSFLCEKRLQIKGVHGSLSYIGEFRCEFFPFDNDLLSMELKDAYKEIYLEGDTSSLHQSACALVALQKLYGRIPKVYGIGGYAQRVWEMTKALTEEDGHVMNSEKGVIDQMIILDRSTDLMSVLATQLTYEGLIDEIFGINNTTVNLPAEKFNTGEGLSTDRNTEKSQFILNSKEQLYAELRDKNFNAVGAVLSRMAKSIRSRANENHGEKSIQELKKFVESLPHIKSNEQSLATHTTIAELVQDVISSHAFLDVLGCEQEFLLCSDVDKPNSFIEDMIAKEAPLRSVLRLICMQSIAGTGLKPKVLDYYKRELVQVYGLKTLLTLGNLEKAGLLRQQTGSRTYHVLRKTLNLTAETPEEVSPKDITYVHSIYAPLSVRIIEQHLKPNGWQLLTEKLSSLPGPTFEDFQASPSLSSRRGSFTSELSQSDIPRVIVVFFVGGCTFAEISALRFLAQQDDNNVEFLICTTKLINKNTFLDSFIEN from the exons ATGGTAATGAACATGTATTCCCATCTTTCGGGAGGTCGGGCTAACGTACAGCTGCTGCAGGAAGCAGCCGTGCGGGAGTTTGTAAAGATTCTTGATCGCTGCGAAGGCACAAAG GCAATCATTTGGGATGAGTCATTGGGTGGGCCGGTGGGGCTTGTGGCACGATACACGTTCCTCAAGGAGCACCACGTTACCAAGATGTATCCGCTCCGGTCGGAAGCGTGGACGGACATCGATGTGAAGAACATTATCTTCATAACACGCCCCCATCAAACGCTGATGGATTACATTGCCAACAACATTCACGAGGAGGAGCGGAAacgaaaag TTTCTCGCAAAGAGTATTTCCTGTACTTCCTGCCGAAAAAATCCTTCCTCTGTGAAAAGCGGCTGCAAATCAAGGGCGTACACGGCAGTCTGTCCTACATTGGCGAGTTTCGCTGCGAGTTTTTCCCATTCGACAACGATCTGCTTTCGATGGAGCTGAAAGATGCCTACAAAGAGATCTACCTCGAGGGTGACACGAGCAGTCTGCACCAGTCGGCGTGTGCGCTTGTCGCGCTGCAGAAATTGTATGGCCGCATTCCGAAGGTGTACGGCATCGGCGGCTACGCGCAGCGCGTCTGGGAGATGACGAAAGCGCTGACCGAGGAGGACGGGCATGTGATGAACAGCGAGAAGGGTGTCATCGACCAGATGATCATACTCGATCGGTCGACCGACCTGATGAGCGTGCTCGCCACGCAGCTCACCTACGAAGGGCTGATCGATGAGATATTCGGCATCAACAATACGACCGTCAATCTGCCGGCGGAAAAATTCAACACAGGCGAGGGTCTATCTACGGACCGCAACACGGAGAAAAGCCAATTCATACTGAACTCGAAGGAGCAGCTGTACGCGGAGCTGCGGGACAAGAACTTCAATGCGGTGGGGGCGGTCCTCTCCCGCATGGCCAAATCGATACGATCGCGGGCGAACGAGAACCATGGCGAAAAATCGATCCAGGAGCTGAAAAAGTTCGTCGAAAGTTTGCCACACATCAAATCGAACGAACAGTCGCTGGCCACACACACCACGATCGCCGAGCTGGTGCAGGACGTGATCTCGTCGCACGCCTTTCTGGATGTGCTGGGCTGCGAGCAGGAGTTTCTGCTCTGCTCGGACGTGGACAAACCGAACAGCTTCATCGAGGATATGATCGCGAAGGAGGCACCGCTGCGCAGTGTTCTGCGCCTGATCTGCATGCAGTCGATCGCTGGGACCGGGCTCAAGCCGAAGGTGCTAGACTACTACAAGCGCGAGCTGGTGCAGGTGTACGGTTTGAAAACGCTGCTCACGCTGGGTAATCTCGAAAAGGCGGGACTGCTGCGTCAGCAGACCGGCTCGCGCACCTATCACGTGCTGCGCAAAACGCTCAACCTGACCGCCGAAACGCCGGAAGAAGTTTCACCAAAGGACATCACGTACGTGCACAGCATCTACGCACCGCTGTCCGTGCGCATCATCGAGCAGCACCTGAAACCGAACGGATGGCAACTGCTGACCGAAAAGCTGTCCTCGCTGCCGGGCCCAACGTTTGAGGATTTTCAAGCATCGCCCAGCTTGAGCAGCCGGCGTGGTTCGTTCACCAGCGAACTGTCCCAGTCCGACATTCCGCGCGTGATTGTGGTGTTTTTCGTCGGAGGGTGTACCTTTGCGGAAATATCAGCGCTTCGCTTTCTGGCGCAACAGGACGATAACAACGTCGAGTTTCTCATCTGCACGACGAAGTTGATCAACAAGAACACGTTCCTTGATTCGTTTATAGAAAATTGA